A region from the Stygiolobus caldivivus genome encodes:
- a CDS encoding zinc ribbon domain-containing protein: protein MTKHCDKCGIDYPDEYQFCQKCGSPLRPIWYQPTTAATPQPPQGQPPNKGFDFKVIGGLLGAVIAVVLVLIVLFALGAPSATALSAVGTTAQQDFGGSWSVMKNSTGVAVYIGNGLYNVTLLNGKKETVSYSDLSSQYLGVLSYSTFQPSGGNYRFMPSFTVYPTKVDFVVANGTVNGQNTLIIGVGVYYNTTPNPACYVYNFTNYIMQNSTFSSFISSISANASKYGINFQVGSSNGFDYYFVSTTNQTFLSTTPISGFASQLGFINITAIGTYGEVSTNEEIGIIMINVPPTLSQAQGIASEVEGSL from the coding sequence ATGACCAAACACTGTGATAAGTGTGGGATAGACTACCCGGACGAATACCAGTTCTGTCAAAAATGCGGCTCACCCCTCAGGCCTATCTGGTACCAACCTACAACTGCAGCCACACCGCAACCTCCTCAAGGTCAACCCCCCAATAAGGGGTTCGACTTTAAGGTAATAGGTGGGCTTTTAGGTGCTGTAATCGCCGTAGTCCTAGTCCTTATCGTACTTTTCGCCCTAGGCGCCCCGTCAGCAACAGCCTTATCTGCGGTGGGGACAACAGCACAGCAAGACTTCGGGGGCTCTTGGTCGGTAATGAAAAACAGTACCGGGGTTGCCGTCTACATAGGTAACGGGCTGTATAACGTGACACTATTAAACGGCAAGAAGGAGACCGTAAGTTATTCTGACCTCTCATCGCAGTACCTCGGTGTCCTAAGCTATAGCACGTTCCAGCCAAGCGGGGGTAACTACCGGTTTATGCCCTCCTTCACAGTCTACCCAACTAAGGTAGACTTTGTAGTAGCCAACGGTACAGTCAACGGGCAGAATACGTTAATAATAGGTGTAGGAGTCTATTATAATACAACACCTAACCCCGCTTGTTACGTTTACAACTTCACCAACTATATCATGCAGAACTCGACGTTCTCTAGTTTCATCTCTTCTATCTCCGCTAACGCCTCTAAATACGGCATTAACTTCCAGGTAGGTTCGTCTAACGGGTTCGACTATTACTTCGTGTCCACTACTAACCAGACCTTCCTCTCTACTACTCCAATATCAGGCTTCGCCTCACAGCTAGGGTTTATCAACATCACCGCCATAGGCACTTACGGCGAAGTGTCGACAAACGAGGAGATAGGTATCATAATGATCAACGTACCACCTACTCTGTCCCAAGCACAAGGCATAGCTTCGGAGGTAGAGGGTAGTCTGTAG
- a CDS encoding DsrE-related protein, with the protein MKRVAYLALTNLAQYILVNMVIPQVEQGVHGVEVKGIFFIHDNVYMLVKGTDTADRLAKLHREKEIYLQACDQCTYMRNLAGSLIEEAKVGCFPDFYKEVADKVDAFVTI; encoded by the coding sequence TTGAAAAGAGTAGCCTACTTGGCCCTGACTAACTTAGCACAGTACATCTTAGTCAACATGGTAATACCCCAGGTAGAGCAGGGAGTGCACGGAGTAGAGGTCAAGGGGATATTTTTCATCCACGATAACGTGTACATGTTGGTAAAAGGCACAGATACGGCTGACAGGCTGGCTAAATTACACAGAGAGAAGGAGATATACTTACAAGCTTGCGACCAATGTACGTACATGAGGAACTTAGCCGGGTCTTTAATCGAAGAGGCCAAGGTGGGTTGTTTCCCTGACTTTTATAAGGAGGTCGCCGACAAGGTAGACGCGTTCGTGACAATATAA
- a CDS encoding CBS domain-containing protein has product MIVGQLVGEKELVSLSHSSSIREVAKVMEENAVSSVVLKEDDKIVGIVTEKDIVKAVSKGLSYDYPAYEIASKNIIKIDYHKSVYDAYDMMMRNNIRHLVVEKDGKCVGVLSIRELSKALSLMLAESMSY; this is encoded by the coding sequence ATGATTGTAGGCCAATTGGTGGGTGAAAAAGAGTTAGTGTCCCTTTCTCACAGCTCGAGTATAAGGGAAGTAGCTAAGGTAATGGAAGAGAACGCTGTAAGCTCTGTAGTCTTAAAGGAAGACGATAAGATAGTGGGGATAGTGACAGAGAAGGACATAGTCAAGGCTGTAAGCAAAGGCCTAAGCTACGACTACCCGGCTTATGAGATCGCAAGTAAAAACATCATAAAGATCGACTACCACAAGAGCGTCTACGACGCTTATGACATGATGATGAGGAACAACATAAGGCACCTCGTGGTGGAAAAGGACGGTAAGTGTGTAGGGGTCTTGTCGATCAGGGAGCTGAGTAAAGCCTTATCACTTATGTTAGCTGAAAGCATGAGTTATTAG
- a CDS encoding ferredoxin family protein, which translates to MRIEERLYTLRYKRDEQPHLMVKDQELCKRCNEEYGSPCIGVCPANVYSFVKDRLVVSYENCVECGACKIVCPFNNIIWKYPRYGLGIALRYG; encoded by the coding sequence ATGAGGATAGAGGAAAGGTTATACACTTTAAGGTATAAGAGGGACGAACAGCCCCACTTAATGGTCAAGGACCAGGAGCTCTGTAAGAGGTGTAATGAGGAATACGGTAGCCCTTGTATAGGAGTGTGCCCCGCTAACGTGTACTCTTTTGTCAAGGACAGACTGGTGGTCTCATATGAGAACTGTGTGGAGTGCGGTGCTTGTAAAATAGTCTGCCCGTTTAATAACATTATATGGAAATACCCGAGGTACGGGTTGGGTATCGCTCTGAGGTACGGATAA
- a CDS encoding NAD(P)/FAD-dependent oxidoreductase, whose translation MKFDVVVVGAGCSGSVAALNSAKKGYKTLLVERGPEPGSKNVSGAMIRESDISRFVDIDGLPFEKVVKSVKLVFSTKANSVELRIRPRDKLYTVSRLKFDKWLAQKAEQAGALLVTKTTVTGVEGNKVITERGGVEADYVILSEGANALLSMSLGMRRELKPEEAVLGLKEVYSMTRDEVNKRFGLQGDDGEAWRVISDNPIPFAGFVYTYKDSVSLGVGVPLSNVKGLKPYEVLDSFRSSLSELVKGSSLREYSAKVIPENGFPSFKACNQRVYVTGDAIGLVDPLTFNGIGPAIASGYLASENLGQCEGYERALLQEEEVSRIVRSRTLVKELLKEENFKFYVNLIVDLFEGWSSGDLSKLKYYKSNLWAMLRHLTLGLGVVG comes from the coding sequence ATGAAGTTCGACGTGGTAGTAGTGGGGGCCGGGTGTTCGGGTTCCGTAGCAGCCCTGAACTCTGCAAAGAAGGGCTATAAGACGTTATTGGTAGAGAGGGGGCCGGAGCCCGGTTCTAAGAACGTGTCAGGCGCTATGATAAGGGAGTCAGACATATCAAGGTTTGTCGACATTGACGGCCTGCCCTTCGAGAAAGTGGTCAAGAGCGTTAAGCTGGTGTTTTCCACAAAGGCTAATTCCGTCGAGCTGAGGATAAGGCCTAGGGACAAGTTATACACGGTCTCAAGGCTTAAGTTTGACAAATGGCTCGCCCAAAAGGCCGAACAAGCAGGGGCTTTATTAGTGACCAAGACTACAGTGACCGGCGTGGAGGGTAATAAGGTCATAACTGAGAGGGGAGGAGTTGAGGCAGATTACGTCATCCTAAGTGAAGGTGCTAACGCGTTACTCTCCATGAGCTTAGGTATGAGGAGGGAACTCAAGCCTGAAGAGGCCGTGTTAGGGCTAAAAGAGGTATATTCCATGACTAGGGACGAAGTGAACAAGAGGTTTGGCCTTCAGGGCGATGACGGAGAGGCGTGGCGTGTGATAAGCGATAACCCTATACCGTTTGCAGGTTTCGTCTACACATATAAGGACTCCGTGTCACTAGGAGTAGGCGTCCCCCTGAGTAACGTAAAGGGGTTGAAGCCGTATGAAGTCTTAGACTCGTTTAGGTCTAGCTTGTCTGAGCTGGTCAAAGGCTCTTCTTTAAGGGAGTACTCAGCTAAGGTAATACCAGAAAACGGCTTCCCGTCCTTTAAGGCGTGTAACCAGAGGGTATACGTGACGGGGGACGCGATAGGCTTGGTAGACCCGTTGACCTTTAACGGTATAGGGCCTGCCATAGCCTCGGGCTACTTGGCTTCTGAAAACTTAGGGCAGTGTGAGGGTTACGAAAGGGCGTTACTCCAAGAGGAGGAGGTCTCGAGGATAGTGAGGTCGAGGACGTTAGTGAAGGAATTGTTAAAGGAGGAGAACTTCAAGTTCTATGTTAACCTCATTGTAGACCTCTTTGAGGGGTGGAGTAGCGGTGACTTATCGAAGCTCAAGTACTATAAGTCTAACTTATGGGCTATGTTAAGGCACTTGACCTTAGGGTTAGGGGTGGTAGGATGA
- a CDS encoding FAD-binding protein, with product MYREKMVRIIVSIKQVPDADDLRIDPVTNNLVREGVPSVINPPDLHAIEEGVRLKERYGGKVTVLTMGPPQAEASLKEAIAMGADEAYLITDRAMAGADTWATSYTLFRAIEKIGKADIYLFGRRAVDGETEQVGPQTAKWLGIPVVGYVSEIREVSDGKATVVRTTEEEQEVVETPLPSVFTVMETINKPRQPTIDDLIRAKWAKVVKLTKDDIRAEPDKVGLAGSPTRVIKVSPPPKTRNAELYRGNDAGEWLYGKIVKSLNEVNEVKYEYTRPAPKYKAKGEVWVYIDHLGEEVNRVSWEIASEGRRIADSMDVKLAGVTVGDDVEGVVRQAFEFGFDKVYHVKVTGYDYYVNDVYTKALSNVIKKYRPEVVLFPGTKNSRELASTVAIEVDTGLIADCVDFQVDEKVGLLSIRPDFGGKEMSTIICPNRRPIMVTVRGGVFYPTRLKGGDEVVVEKVDVQGSWYNVKSRSKLERHNLLAEADIVVGVGRGIKSPENIKLAEELAGVLHGVVGVSKPLADMGWYPKDRQIGQTGTSIRPKLYIALGISGAVQHLVGISGARRVIAVNIDPEAQIFKNCDYGVVGDIFEVVPDLIRVIKERGGVTP from the coding sequence ATGTATAGAGAGAAAATGGTCAGGATCATTGTCTCTATAAAACAAGTCCCTGACGCTGACGATTTGAGGATAGATCCGGTGACAAACAACCTCGTCAGGGAAGGAGTACCTTCCGTGATCAACCCGCCAGACTTACACGCGATCGAGGAAGGTGTTAGGTTAAAGGAGAGGTACGGAGGAAAAGTAACGGTATTAACAATGGGCCCGCCCCAAGCTGAAGCTTCCCTGAAGGAAGCAATAGCGATGGGCGCTGATGAAGCGTACTTAATAACGGACAGGGCAATGGCAGGAGCTGACACGTGGGCTACTTCTTACACACTCTTTAGGGCAATCGAGAAAATAGGGAAGGCAGACATATACTTGTTCGGGAGGAGGGCCGTAGACGGTGAGACCGAGCAAGTAGGGCCACAGACAGCGAAGTGGTTAGGGATACCCGTAGTAGGTTACGTAAGCGAGATCAGGGAGGTATCGGACGGGAAGGCTACAGTAGTGAGGACTACGGAGGAAGAGCAGGAAGTAGTAGAGACGCCCCTCCCGTCAGTCTTCACGGTAATGGAGACCATAAATAAGCCCAGACAGCCTACAATAGACGACCTGATCAGGGCAAAGTGGGCTAAAGTGGTGAAGCTCACTAAGGACGACATAAGGGCTGAGCCCGACAAGGTCGGCTTAGCAGGTTCCCCCACGCGTGTCATAAAAGTGAGCCCTCCACCGAAGACCAGGAACGCCGAGTTATATAGGGGTAACGACGCCGGGGAATGGCTGTACGGTAAGATAGTCAAGTCACTGAACGAGGTAAACGAGGTGAAGTACGAATACACTAGGCCTGCACCTAAATACAAAGCTAAAGGCGAGGTGTGGGTCTACATAGACCACCTTGGGGAGGAGGTCAACAGGGTCTCATGGGAAATTGCCTCTGAGGGGAGGAGGATAGCGGACTCTATGGACGTCAAGTTAGCGGGAGTAACCGTAGGGGATGACGTCGAAGGGGTAGTCAGACAGGCCTTCGAGTTCGGCTTTGATAAGGTCTACCACGTTAAAGTCACGGGGTATGACTATTACGTGAACGACGTTTACACTAAAGCCTTGTCAAATGTCATAAAGAAGTATAGGCCTGAGGTAGTCCTCTTCCCGGGCACCAAGAACTCCAGGGAATTGGCCTCAACAGTAGCTATAGAAGTAGATACGGGTTTAATAGCTGACTGTGTGGACTTCCAAGTGGACGAGAAAGTGGGGCTCCTATCTATAAGACCTGATTTCGGGGGCAAGGAGATGAGTACCATAATCTGTCCTAACCGCAGGCCCATAATGGTGACCGTCAGGGGAGGAGTGTTTTACCCTACGAGGTTAAAGGGAGGTGATGAGGTAGTAGTAGAGAAGGTCGACGTGCAGGGTAGCTGGTATAACGTGAAGTCCCGTTCCAAACTGGAGAGACACAACTTGTTAGCAGAGGCCGACATAGTCGTCGGTGTAGGTAGGGGGATAAAGTCACCTGAAAACATAAAGCTGGCGGAGGAGTTAGCGGGGGTCCTCCACGGCGTAGTGGGCGTGAGTAAGCCCCTAGCTGACATGGGCTGGTACCCTAAGGACAGGCAGATAGGACAGACCGGGACGAGCATAAGGCCCAAACTGTACATCGCACTAGGTATATCCGGTGCCGTACAGCACTTAGTAGGTATCTCAGGGGCGAGGAGGGTCATTGCAGTCAACATAGACCCGGAAGCGCAAATATTTAAGAACTGTGACTACGGGGTGGTCGGGGACATATTTGAAGTCGTGCCCGACTTGATCAGGGTGATAAAAGAGAGGGGAGGTGTCACTCCATGA
- a CDS encoding nucleotidyltransferase domain-containing protein encodes MLKEPYATLLNKMVKILEEEFGDDLVSVVLYGSVARGDNRRDSDVDLLVVIKGLPKDSMLKRIRLFETKVEDRLGLEELWSKGYYISLSPVLKTPEEAEKFSPLYLDMVYDAIILYDKDLFFTRILQKLRERLEELGAERVKMGKRWYWVLKKGSKFGETVEL; translated from the coding sequence ATGTTAAAGGAGCCCTACGCTACTTTGCTCAACAAGATGGTAAAAATATTGGAAGAGGAGTTCGGGGACGACCTCGTCTCTGTGGTACTCTACGGTAGCGTGGCTAGGGGGGACAACAGGAGAGATAGTGACGTTGACTTATTGGTAGTGATAAAGGGCCTACCTAAGGACAGTATGTTGAAGAGGATAAGGCTATTTGAGACTAAGGTAGAGGACCGGTTAGGCTTAGAGGAGCTGTGGAGTAAGGGGTATTATATTTCCCTTTCTCCTGTTTTAAAGACACCGGAGGAGGCAGAGAAGTTCTCTCCCCTCTATTTAGACATGGTGTACGACGCTATAATACTCTACGACAAAGACCTATTTTTCACCAGAATATTGCAGAAGTTAAGGGAGAGGCTAGAAGAACTGGGGGCTGAAAGGGTGAAGATGGGTAAGAGGTGGTACTGGGTGCTAAAGAAAGGCTCGAAGTTCGGTGAGACTGTTGAACTTTGA
- a CDS encoding HEPN domain-containing protein, which translates to MNFDTIAYSYISQAEERVVLAKLEYERKKYNITVRLCQEAVGLALKACLRLVNIEPPKFHDVGPLLKANAEKFPEWFRQKIDVFASYSRSLRKERELSMYGDEETGTPPEMLYSDYDAQQSVKMAEEVLDYSKKLYEEKENKQ; encoded by the coding sequence TTGAACTTTGACACTATAGCGTATTCGTATATCTCGCAGGCAGAGGAGAGGGTAGTGCTGGCTAAGCTGGAGTATGAGAGGAAGAAGTATAATATCACGGTAAGGCTTTGCCAAGAAGCTGTCGGGTTGGCTCTTAAGGCTTGCCTACGTTTAGTCAATATCGAACCGCCCAAATTTCACGACGTAGGGCCACTGCTCAAGGCCAATGCTGAAAAGTTCCCTGAATGGTTTAGACAAAAAATAGACGTTTTTGCGTCTTATTCAAGGTCTTTGCGCAAAGAGAGGGAACTGTCAATGTACGGCGACGAGGAGACTGGTACTCCGCCTGAAATGCTGTACTCCGACTACGACGCCCAGCAGTCCGTCAAGATGGCGGAGGAAGTCTTAGACTACTCTAAAAAACTTTATGAGGAAAAGGAGAACAAACAGTGA
- a CDS encoding VWA domain-containing protein — protein sequence MVISAKVEFSHRYSFTSPIRAVFRAIIVPEKLAKATGFHYIILLDNSLSMKGKKIDTAKNGVIELLNRIPDGNYVTLITFSDYVRVLGEFTDPRLLIPLVRDVSVEGGTSLYKALKKAINIAGKYDAPGYIILLTDGQPTDVPPLNSVANLTGRNYLIYYKMFRDKVLRYFDALTIPPGFKVISFGIGDDYIEEILKLLADKTGGVVNHINYPSEVVNVLPQFVVSNVGAKNVTVTIASESPVRLLNYPGPPVRLGAIEGVVKILGELTVPPQYNGIVMVVSVEYEDPVTGKKDSITREVAISPTNDQNTFLRGVNNDLLSEYQYYSLMQKLVSDLNTNDLTGATKALQQMQQIAQQTRKTNLIETTRKLQQTLGGNSDLNRASKEVTSEVTKKLRS from the coding sequence ATGGTTATTTCGGCTAAGGTAGAGTTCAGCCATAGGTACTCCTTTACCTCACCAATAAGGGCCGTTTTCAGGGCGATAATTGTACCCGAAAAACTGGCAAAGGCTACCGGTTTCCACTACATAATCTTACTGGATAACTCTCTCTCAATGAAAGGGAAAAAAATTGACACGGCAAAGAACGGGGTAATAGAGTTGCTCAACAGGATCCCTGATGGTAACTACGTTACTCTCATTACCTTTTCAGATTACGTCAGAGTGTTGGGGGAGTTTACAGACCCGCGTCTCTTGATCCCGTTAGTGAGGGACGTAAGCGTGGAAGGAGGCACATCACTGTACAAGGCCCTGAAAAAGGCAATAAACATAGCGGGTAAGTACGACGCACCGGGCTATATCATACTCTTAACGGACGGTCAGCCCACAGACGTGCCCCCTCTCAACTCCGTGGCTAACTTGACCGGTAGAAATTACCTCATCTACTACAAGATGTTCAGGGACAAGGTACTGAGGTATTTCGATGCGCTAACCATACCCCCGGGGTTTAAGGTGATATCGTTCGGTATAGGGGACGACTATATCGAAGAGATACTTAAGCTTTTAGCCGACAAGACAGGGGGTGTGGTAAACCACATCAACTACCCTAGTGAAGTAGTAAACGTACTACCCCAGTTTGTGGTCTCCAACGTAGGGGCCAAGAACGTCACTGTCACCATAGCCTCGGAGTCCCCCGTCAGGTTATTAAACTACCCTGGGCCGCCAGTAAGGCTGGGGGCTATTGAGGGCGTAGTAAAAATACTCGGAGAACTGACAGTCCCACCTCAATATAACGGGATAGTGATGGTAGTGAGTGTAGAATATGAAGACCCGGTGACCGGTAAGAAAGACTCAATTACTCGGGAGGTCGCCATAAGCCCCACTAACGACCAAAACACTTTCCTGAGAGGGGTGAACAACGACTTGTTGAGTGAATACCAATATTACTCCCTGATGCAAAAACTAGTGTCTGACCTGAACACAAACGACCTTACGGGTGCGACTAAGGCACTACAGCAGATGCAACAAATTGCCCAACAGACGAGGAAGACCAACCTCATTGAAACTACCCGAAAGTTACAGCAGACTTTGGGAGGAAACAGCGACCTGAACAGAGCTTCGAAAGAAGTAACCAGCGAAGTCACGAAGAAGTTGAGGTCGTGA
- a CDS encoding HEPN domain-containing protein has product MTGNCFAYLTSMVYSWIGPQTPRELLGACTLGSTSYQRAQYEKVRLTDLTNRHTEPCLALNVPDSLDVNALQRGVVPPLLSQRIIMGDKTYADDPLTHNILVTTSYLMSFLLNNAKTFLHDAKRDFEEGIWNLSVFHSEQALQLCIKYKLYTHLGDFPKTHNLKELITDLKKFEPVEVDELMLDFLTQSYISSRYLPYTFSKESAEKALKFVEDLMRWLKCL; this is encoded by the coding sequence GTGACGGGGAATTGTTTTGCATACCTTACTTCAATGGTCTACTCGTGGATAGGCCCCCAAACACCTCGAGAACTCCTTGGGGCGTGCACGTTAGGCAGTACCAGCTACCAGAGGGCACAGTACGAGAAAGTGCGGTTAACAGACCTCACCAATAGGCATACCGAGCCTTGTTTAGCTCTAAATGTCCCTGACTCGCTAGACGTGAATGCCTTACAACGAGGTGTAGTACCGCCTCTGTTAAGTCAGAGAATAATAATGGGTGACAAGACATACGCTGATGACCCATTAACACATAATATACTGGTGACCACATCTTATCTTATGAGCTTCCTCTTAAACAACGCTAAGACCTTCTTACACGACGCTAAAAGGGATTTCGAAGAGGGCATTTGGAACCTCTCAGTGTTCCACTCAGAACAAGCACTCCAGCTCTGTATCAAATATAAGCTTTATACTCACTTAGGTGATTTTCCTAAGACCCATAACCTTAAGGAGTTAATAACCGACCTAAAGAAATTCGAACCGGTAGAGGTCGACGAGCTAATGCTGGACTTCTTAACCCAGTCCTATATTTCCTCACGTTACCTCCCTTACACCTTCTCAAAAGAAAGTGCCGAAAAAGCATTAAAGTTCGTGGAGGACTTAATGAGGTGGCTAAAATGTCTATAG
- a CDS encoding nucleotidyltransferase domain-containing protein — MSIVDILEDNMRARQKYLKDVDNYLKKIKEVATSIDPHARVILFGSYVRGDFRPDSDIDVLVITDVKDEWDRLKVYHEVNKAIGNPNPFEVHVVNEKEYKEWYSKFIDVYREV, encoded by the coding sequence ATGTCTATAGTCGACATCCTCGAGGATAACATGAGGGCTAGGCAAAAGTACCTAAAAGACGTCGACAATTATCTGAAAAAGATAAAAGAAGTAGCTACGAGTATCGACCCGCACGCTAGGGTAATACTCTTCGGAAGTTACGTCAGGGGGGACTTCAGACCGGACAGTGACATTGACGTCCTAGTTATTACTGATGTGAAGGACGAGTGGGACAGGCTCAAGGTCTACCATGAGGTCAATAAAGCTATTGGTAACCCGAACCCCTTTGAGGTCCACGTGGTGAACGAAAAGGAGTACAAGGAGTGGTATTCGAAGTTTATCGACGTGTACCGAGAGGTGTGA
- the cpsA gene encoding carboxypeptidase CpsA codes for MDLEKLKKDALEVEDKIVQIRRKIHEYPELSYKEYNTAKLVADTLRELGLEVKVGVGLPTAVVGTLRASKPGKVVALRADMDALPVEEMTDLPYKSKVKGVMHACGHDAHVAMLLGAAMLLVKNKDMLSGEVRFLFQPAEEDGGLGGAKPMIEAGVMDGVDYVFGLHVFTKYPAGVFATRKGPLMATPDAFKIRVHGKGGHGSAPHETVDPIYISLLIANAIYGIPSRQIDPVQPFVISITSIHSGTKDNIIPDDAVMEGTIRSLDEGVRKKALSYMEKIVESICGIYNAECKVEFVQDVYPITVNDPEVTEEVMKVLSDISKVEETEPVLGAEDFSRFLQKAKGTYIFLGARDEVSGCVYPNHSSRFCIDESVLKLGALAHAALAITFTNKK; via the coding sequence ATGGACTTAGAAAAGCTAAAAAAGGACGCACTTGAGGTCGAAGATAAAATAGTCCAGATCAGGAGGAAAATACACGAATACCCTGAACTGTCTTACAAGGAGTATAACACGGCAAAGCTGGTAGCTGATACACTCAGGGAACTAGGGTTGGAAGTTAAAGTAGGTGTGGGACTACCCACAGCGGTAGTCGGGACTTTAAGGGCCTCGAAGCCGGGTAAAGTCGTAGCGCTGAGGGCCGATATGGACGCCCTCCCGGTGGAAGAGATGACCGACTTACCCTATAAGTCTAAGGTAAAGGGGGTGATGCACGCTTGCGGTCACGACGCACACGTAGCCATGCTACTCGGTGCGGCTATGCTCTTGGTGAAGAATAAGGACATGCTCTCAGGGGAAGTGAGGTTCCTATTCCAACCTGCTGAAGAGGACGGAGGACTGGGCGGTGCTAAACCCATGATCGAAGCGGGGGTCATGGACGGGGTGGACTACGTGTTCGGGTTACACGTCTTTACAAAATACCCTGCAGGTGTGTTTGCGACAAGGAAAGGGCCACTCATGGCTACTCCGGACGCGTTTAAAATCAGGGTGCACGGGAAAGGGGGCCACGGTTCAGCCCCCCATGAAACCGTAGACCCAATATACATATCACTCCTGATAGCTAACGCTATCTACGGGATCCCCTCGAGACAAATAGACCCGGTACAACCATTCGTGATCTCCATCACCTCGATCCATTCAGGGACAAAGGACAATATAATCCCCGACGACGCGGTAATGGAAGGGACTATAAGGAGCCTGGATGAAGGGGTTAGGAAAAAGGCGTTGAGTTATATGGAGAAAATAGTAGAGTCCATCTGCGGTATCTATAACGCTGAGTGTAAGGTCGAGTTCGTCCAAGACGTCTACCCCATCACTGTTAACGACCCGGAGGTCACGGAGGAGGTAATGAAAGTCCTAAGCGACATCTCCAAGGTGGAGGAGACGGAACCGGTGTTAGGGGCTGAGGACTTTTCACGGTTCCTACAGAAGGCTAAGGGGACATACATCTTTTTGGGGGCTAGAGACGAGGTATCGGGCTGTGTTTACCCCAACCACAGTTCGAGGTTCTGTATAGACGAGAGCGTGTTAAAACTGGGGGCCCTAGCCCACGCAGCCTTGGCGATAACTTTTACGAATAAGAAATAG
- a CDS encoding DsrE family protein: MKVVVQVSDSDKVAQAVKSVVNLVNDLGEELEEVEVVFHQSAIVATTSAESVRPLLDRERVKVVACRNSLKAQGISEDSLPRGVKVVTSGVGEIVRRQKEGWIYLKL; this comes from the coding sequence GTGAAGGTGGTGGTCCAAGTATCTGACAGTGATAAGGTAGCACAAGCTGTCAAGTCAGTGGTAAACCTAGTGAACGACTTAGGAGAGGAACTGGAAGAGGTCGAGGTGGTATTTCACCAGTCAGCAATAGTTGCCACGACGTCAGCGGAAAGTGTTAGGCCCCTCCTAGACCGTGAAAGAGTAAAAGTAGTCGCGTGTCGTAATTCGTTAAAAGCTCAGGGGATAAGCGAAGACTCTCTACCTAGAGGTGTAAAAGTAGTTACTTCAGGAGTAGGGGAAATAGTTAGGAGACAGAAGGAGGGCTGGATCTACCTAAAACTATAG
- a CDS encoding molybdate ABC transporter substrate-binding protein, with protein MIDITLQGFNVLHDLWGNAQGLKVFMAGNQWFVVPELLDLLSKNGISAYVETLPPGIVKEHSKGNPIKVGNLVIDFKPELVSLPPSMVKELDVVKAFDYVSNSIAIVYNKEKVEITGWCSLKGLKVAIPNPITEGIGQLFKEIYEEACGNYEELTRGVYLTKVHHREIPEMLKNNEIDAGVVWLTEALYWGFKYSVPSPNKEGRLTFGLMREHTETAEKAFSLLRSEKVKEIYTKYGFRWIA; from the coding sequence ATGATAGATATAACCCTTCAGGGGTTTAACGTACTACACGACCTATGGGGCAACGCACAAGGTTTAAAGGTCTTTATGGCCGGGAACCAGTGGTTTGTAGTCCCGGAACTTTTAGACCTCTTAAGCAAAAACGGTATCTCGGCGTATGTCGAAACACTCCCCCCGGGCATAGTAAAAGAACACTCAAAAGGTAACCCGATAAAAGTCGGTAACTTGGTAATAGATTTTAAGCCCGAGCTGGTTTCCCTTCCGCCTTCAATGGTCAAGGAACTAGACGTAGTAAAGGCTTTCGACTACGTCAGTAACTCTATTGCAATAGTATATAATAAGGAGAAGGTGGAGATAACCGGTTGGTGCTCTTTAAAGGGTCTAAAGGTCGCAATACCCAACCCTATTACTGAGGGAATAGGACAATTATTTAAAGAGATATATGAAGAGGCCTGCGGTAATTATGAAGAGTTGACAAGAGGAGTATACCTCACTAAGGTACACCATAGGGAAATACCTGAGATGTTGAAGAATAATGAAATAGACGCCGGTGTGGTATGGCTTACCGAGGCCCTCTACTGGGGGTTCAAATATTCTGTCCCTTCTCCCAACAAGGAGGGCAGGCTAACTTTCGGGCTCATGAGAGAACACACCGAAACTGCCGAGAAGGCTTTTTCGCTCCTGAGGTCTGAAAAGGTAAAAGAGATCTATACAAAATACGGTTTTAGGTGGATCGCGTGA